From Asterias rubens chromosome 3, eAstRub1.3, whole genome shotgun sequence, the proteins below share one genomic window:
- the LOC117288411 gene encoding proteasome subunit beta type-4-like: MASCSNFVPEGFWQNGPRPGAFYSLPGNKPSASYEPAKHTLSPSVTGTSVLGIKFNGGVMLAADMLGSYGSMARYRNISRIMNVNNNTAIAGAGDYADFQFLKEVLEQRINDDECLGDGHEYTPKSIFSWLTRVMYNRRSKFNPLWNIFVVGGLQKGEPFLGYIDKIGMAYESPTVASGFGAYIALPLMRQAYEKNNNMSEAEAKAVLERCMKVLFYRDARSFNKYEYAVITSDGVRVEPPTSAETSWDFAYMVEGYE; this comes from the exons ATGGCGTCTTGCAGTAACTTTGTTCCAGAGGGTTTTTGGCAGAATGGCCCCCGACCAGGAGCCTTTTACAGTCTTCCTGGTAATAAGCCGTCTGCATCTTACGAACCAGCCAAACACACGTT ATCTCCATCGGTAACGGGAACGTCTGTCCTTGGAATCAAGTTCAATGGTGGGGTAATGCTGGCTGCAGACATGCTAGGGTCCTATGGCTCAATGGCAAGATATCGCAACATCTCTCGTATCATGAATGTCAATAATAACACAGCCATTGCTGGAGCCGGAGACTACGCTGACTTTCAGTTCCTGAAGGAAGTACTGGAACAAAGAAT TAATGACGACGAGTGCTTAGGGGATGGTCATGAGTACACACCGAAGTCCATCTTTTCTTGGCTGACAAGAGTGATGTACAACAGACGCTCAAAGTTCAACCCGCTCTGGAACATCTTTGTGGTTGGAGGTCTCCAGAAAGGAGAACC GTTTCTTGGGTACATTGATAAGATCGGCATGGCTTACGAGTCGCCCACAGTGGCATCAGGGTTTGGAGCATACATCGCACTG CCATTGATGAGACAAGCCTACGAGAAGAACAACAATATGTCCGAGGCGGAAGCGAAAGCGGTACTGGAGAGATGTATGAAAGTTCTCTTCTACAGAGATGCAAGGTCATTTAACAAG TATGAATATGCTGTGATTACATCAGATGGAGTCAGGGTCGAACCACCGACGTCCGCAGAGACAAGTTGGGACTTTGCCTACATGGTTGA Gggatatgaatga
- the LOC117287934 gene encoding meiosis-specific nuclear structural protein 1-like yields the protein MAMVRRNLTHAQQERQMIENRRKEDLREDHVKRLHKEKLFEANMASEDRVETKRYIREHQKQQKEMEMLHLTTKTQEMRMQKEAQMEQEERLARAMESFKLEEQRDRQMRQQIRENCVEIRELEAKLKAGYMNRERAAQIAEKEAVKYEKTARDAEISQMMKQESQRAEEEERRKTEEQYHEKVRYHQELEKQLEEQEKKRQEDYEEFLKEKLMIDEIVRKIHEEDEREREIYLMKQHATKRYIDEFKLAREDWKKKEKDRLEEENMQILKFASMQQVREEERMENKRAQEEAMAAVQKNLSEDIAHKRAQEEEMTRVRQELYLEEQEEAERQKEHAKMEKELRQRLDLQQTYREQLMLKELRRQAEEQEEEEFKKQMLAKFAEDDRIEQMNAQKRRMKQLEHKRAVEALIDDRRAQFAADKQRDLDIRKEEEMMERLRQQIIEEERQRLLKEHASKLLGYLPKGVIRDEKDLELFDDEFKRKYTERQRDFFSDEGWE from the exons ATG GCTATGGTACGACGTAACCTGACCCATGCTCAGCAGGAGCGACAGATGATAGAGAACAGGCGCAAAGAAGACCTCCGTGAAGATCATGTCAAACGACTACACAAGGAGAAACTCTTTGAGGCAAATATGGCCAGCGAAGATCGAGTCGAAACAAAGAGATACATTCGTGAACATCAGAAACAACAGAAAGAGATGGAAATGTTGCATTTAACTACTAAG ACCCAGGAGATGAGAATGCAGAAGGAGGCTCAGATGGAACAAGAGGAGCGCCTAGCCAGGGCGATGGAATCATTCAAACTGGAGGAGCAGCGAGATCGCCAGATGCGTCAACAGATCAGAGAGAACTGCGTTGAGATCCGAGAGCTTGAAGCCAAACTAAAGGCTGGGTACATGAACCGTGAACGAGCTGCACAGATCGCAGAGAAGGAGGCCGTCAAGTACGAGAAAACG GCAAGGGATGCCGAGATTTCACAGATGATGAAGCAGGAGTCCCAACGCGCTGAGGAGGAGGAACGCCGCAAGACGGAGGAGCAGTACCACGAGAAGGTCCGCTACCACCAAGAGCTGGAGAAGCAGCTTGAGGAGCAGGAGAAAAAGAGACAGGAGGACTACGAGGAGTTCCTCAAGGAGAAACTCATGATCGACGAGATCGTCCGCAAGATCCACGAGGAGGATGagag AGAGCGTGAGATCTACCTAATGAAGCAGCACGCCACCAAGCGCTACATCGACGAATTCAAGCTGGCAAGAGAAGATtggaagaagaaggagaaggacCGTCTTGAAGAGGAGAACATGCAGATCTTGAAGTTTGCATCGATGCAGCAAGTCAGAGAGGAAGAGAGGATGGAGAATAAGAGAGCGCAGGAAGAGGCAATGGCCGCTGTCCAGAAGAAT TTGAGCGAAGACATCGCTCACAAGCGTGCCCAGGAAGAGGAGATGACCCGGGTAAGACAAGAGCTATACCTGGAGGAGCAAGAGGAAGCAGAGAGACAGAAAGAACACGCCAAGATGGAGAAGGAGCTGCGACAGCGTCTGGACCTTCAGCAGACGTACCGGGAGCAGCTGATGCTGAAAGAGCTTAGGAGACAGGCAGAGGAACAAGAGGAAGAAGAGTTCAAGAAACAG atgcttGCAAAGTTTGCCGAGGATGACCGCATCGAGCAAATGAACGCCCAGAAGCGCCGCATGAAGCAGCTtgaacacaagagggcggtagAGGCATTGATTGATGACCGACGTGCCCAGTTCGCCGCCGACAAACAGCGCGACCTGGACATACGCAAGGAGGAGGAGATGATGGAGAGATTGAGACAGCAGATCATCGAAGAGGAGAGACAGAGACTACTCAAGGAGCATGCCTCCAAGCTGCTCGGATACCTCCCCAAG GGCGTCATCAGGGATGAAAAAGACTTGGAGCTATTTGACGATGAGTTCAAGAGAAAATACACCGAGCGACAACGTGACTTCTTCTCAGACGAAGGATGggaataa
- the LOC117287936 gene encoding vacuolar protein sorting-associated protein 72 homolog: MALALTRDKRFNAGNRMSRMLQEEEQDDFYKTTYGGFEEHSGDDEYSSEDSDSDATDSDISVSEDDELMSDDEGKEPKRQRRTLTKAYKEPVTKPAAKKTTHPPRQPVKPKEKEKAPKQQTTASAVAVSNEQSNILDDGNLRKSSRRSTVMKGTEFQIRLKEREERAEINRISLANRSRPEVRRLTQEELLDEARVTEEENLISLQNYRKMEAEKKKSKFHKQTVKGPFIRFHSMLMPEIVRDTLRQSRDDSTLVSTDIHPPPPTQRCSRNFITFSEEAIFKKYFPKNKNRPPSKQLCPVTRQRAMYLDPITNIPYANKRAFKVIREAYESELESQVESKKRKTQPKAN; encoded by the exons atggcTCTAGCTCTGACTAGAGACAAGAGATTCAATGCAGGCAATCGCATGTCACGTATGCTGCAAGAAGAAGAGCAAGATGACTTCTATAAGACGACTTACGGTGGATTTGAGGAG CATTCCGGTGATGATGAATATTCCAGTGAGGATAGTGATTCCGATGCGACAGACAGTGACATCAGCGTATCGGAGGATGATGAACTAATGAGTGACGATGAAGGCAAGGAGCCGAAAAGACAGCGAAGAACACTCACAAAAGCTTACAAG GAACCAGTCACCAAACCCGCTGCCAAGAAAACAACCCATCCGCCGCGGCAACCTGTCAAAcccaaagagaaagaaaaagcaccAAAGCAGCAGACAACAGCTTCAGCTGTAGCTGTGTCTAACGAACAGAGCAATATTCTTGATGATGGAAATT TGCGCAAATCGAGTCGCCGGTCCACCGTCATGAAGGGAACAGAGTTCCAGATACGGCTGAAGGAAAGGGAAGAGCGGGCGGAGATCAATCGCATATCGCTTGCTAATCGCAGCAGGCCTGAGGTTCGGAGATTGACACAAGAGGAGCTGCTGGATGAAGCCAGGGTGACTGAGGAGGAGAATCTTATATCGTTAC AGAATTACCGCAAAATGGAAGCAGAAAAGAAGAAGAGCAAGTTTCACAAGCAAACTGTTAAGGGTCCGTTTATCCGATTTCACTCGATGCTAATGCCTGAGATTGTAAGGGATACGTTGAGACAAAGCAGAGACGACAGTACTTTAGTAAG TACGGACATCCATCCACCACCGCCCACACAGCGTTGCTCCAGAAATTTCATCACCTTCAGCGAGGAGGCAATCTTCAAAAAGTACTTCCCTAAGAACAAGAATCGTCCGCCTTCGAAACAGCTGTGTCCTGTGACCAGACAACGTGCTATGTACCTGGACCCCATCACAAACATTCCCTACGCAAATAAACGGGCGTTTAAGGTCATACGTGAGGCTTACGAGAGTGAACTGGAATCCCAGGTGGAAAGTAAGAAGCGGAAGACTCAACCAAAAGCAAACTGA